One genomic segment of Veillonellales bacterium includes these proteins:
- a CDS encoding nitronate monooxygenase, with the protein MSTKLTKLLNVTYPIIQGGMAWVSDGKLAAAVSQAGGAGIIAAGGRTAEWVQEQIKAAKFLTDKPFGVNVQLMAANKDEIVDVICAEKVAFVTLGAGNPVPFFPKFKQASVKIIPVVPNVKLAKRVQDAGADAIVVEGMEAGGHIGVLTTMALMTQVIPEVDIPVVVAGGFADGRGLAAALVMGAAGVQMGTRFLLAEECSVHPNFKQKLLAAIDTDTVVTGLSSGHAVRGIKNKFTEHFLALERQGTPAAELDRVAAGTSRLAAVEGDVDNGMVQAGQSLRLLGKIEPAQDIIENIMAETRQALAIAPNLL; encoded by the coding sequence ATGAGTACAAAATTGACAAAGTTGTTAAATGTGACATATCCGATCATCCAGGGAGGAATGGCCTGGGTATCTGACGGCAAGCTGGCTGCGGCTGTTTCCCAGGCAGGGGGGGCCGGTATTATAGCCGCCGGCGGCCGGACGGCTGAGTGGGTTCAGGAACAAATCAAGGCAGCAAAATTTTTGACAGATAAGCCTTTCGGGGTGAATGTCCAGCTTATGGCGGCGAATAAGGATGAAATTGTCGATGTAATTTGTGCTGAAAAAGTGGCCTTTGTTACTTTGGGCGCAGGAAATCCTGTTCCGTTTTTCCCTAAATTTAAGCAGGCCAGTGTAAAAATTATTCCGGTTGTACCGAATGTCAAATTGGCGAAACGAGTCCAGGACGCCGGAGCGGATGCGATTGTAGTGGAAGGTATGGAAGCCGGCGGGCATATTGGTGTGTTAACGACTATGGCTTTAATGACTCAAGTCATTCCCGAAGTGGATATACCGGTTGTTGTTGCCGGCGGTTTTGCCGATGGGCGGGGACTGGCTGCCGCATTGGTTATGGGAGCGGCAGGGGTTCAGATGGGAACACGTTTTTTATTGGCGGAAGAATGTTCGGTACATCCAAACTTCAAGCAGAAGCTGCTGGCAGCTATAGATACGGATACTGTTGTTACCGGGTTAAGCAGCGGGCATGCTGTGCGAGGTATAAAAAATAAATTTACGGAGCATTTTTTGGCATTGGAGCGACAGGGAACGCCTGCTGCCGAATTGGATCGTGTGGCTGCGGGTACCAGCCGGCTGGCAGCCGTCGAAGGTGATGTGGACAATGGGATGGTGCAGGCCGGGCAAAGTTTGCGTTTACTGGGAAAAATTGAACCGGCTCAGGATATTATCGAAAACATTATGGCGGAAACCCGTCAGGCATTAGCGATCGCCCCTAATTTGCTGTGA